In the genome of Desulfovibrio aminophilus DSM 12254, one region contains:
- a CDS encoding FapA family protein, protein MPYYLKHHFDPDFNHLKLAPSEREDGRLDHYNLNYVQNVLKGDLLAEWVEVPEADASELDQRFIYPKKLFPKGFRVEADPENPDRLLAADDGYVFYDAGLIRVKKLLNVRQDVDFSTGNVSFVSNMVVHGSVMPGFKVQAKNVLVRGNVDAGTVTALESIVCEGGVKGGGKGFLDAGKTVKLNWCERALVHAGLNVLIDAHCLHSRLYAGRRLHVRGRFMGGTAFCHDFVCVEGGLGGPGEVETQLVLGYNPRLLYKDRLVIYSLRALAERLRQYEMQAGRGKAAAEEYAPLMEDCRVRMRTYEDARKRIWERITAGERLDSCRVIAPGRVMPGVEISIGPAYLFVDQEYENVHFRYEDGEIIVGSPALA, encoded by the coding sequence ATGCCCTATTATCTGAAGCACCATTTCGACCCGGACTTCAACCACCTCAAGCTCGCCCCCAGCGAGCGCGAGGACGGACGGCTGGACCATTACAACCTGAACTACGTGCAGAACGTGCTCAAGGGCGACCTCCTGGCCGAATGGGTCGAGGTGCCCGAGGCCGACGCCTCCGAGCTGGACCAGCGCTTCATCTATCCCAAGAAGCTCTTCCCCAAGGGCTTCCGCGTCGAGGCCGATCCCGAGAATCCCGACCGCCTCCTGGCCGCCGACGACGGCTACGTCTTCTACGACGCCGGGCTCATCCGGGTGAAGAAGCTCCTCAACGTGCGCCAGGACGTGGACTTCTCCACCGGCAACGTCTCCTTCGTCTCCAACATGGTGGTCCACGGCTCGGTCATGCCGGGCTTCAAGGTCCAGGCCAAGAACGTGCTCGTGCGCGGCAACGTGGACGCGGGCACGGTCACGGCCCTGGAATCCATCGTCTGCGAGGGCGGGGTCAAGGGCGGCGGCAAGGGCTTCCTGGACGCGGGCAAGACCGTCAAGCTGAACTGGTGCGAACGGGCCCTGGTCCACGCGGGCCTGAACGTGCTCATCGACGCCCACTGCCTGCACAGCCGTCTCTACGCCGGGCGCAGGCTGCACGTGCGCGGCCGGTTCATGGGCGGTACGGCCTTCTGCCACGATTTCGTCTGCGTGGAGGGCGGCCTGGGCGGGCCGGGCGAGGTGGAGACCCAGCTCGTGCTCGGCTACAACCCCCGCCTGCTCTACAAGGACCGGCTGGTGATCTACAGCCTGCGCGCCCTGGCCGAACGGCTCCGCCAGTACGAGATGCAGGCGGGCCGGGGCAAGGCCGCGGCCGAGGAATACGCCCCGCTCATGGAGGACTGCCGGGTCCGCATGAGAACCTACGAGGACGCCCGCAAGCGCATTTGGGAACGCATCACCGCGGGCGAACGCCTGGATTCCTGCCGCGTCATCGCGCCCGGCAGGGTCATGCCCGGGGTCGAGATCAGCATCGGCCCGGCCTACCTCTTCGTGGACCAGGAATACGAGAACGTCCACTTCCGCTACGAGGACGGCGAGATTATCGTCGGTTCCCCCGCCCTGGCCTGA